The following are encoded together in the Paludisphaera mucosa genome:
- a CDS encoding helix-turn-helix domain-containing protein, which translates to MALKDKRLVRLTDDQRRQLEKMIAGGRHAAAALVHARILLKADVGPSGPGLGDAAIAEAIECSEGTVARVRKRFAECGLDAALHRRKPTGRRYRKLDGAQEARLVSLACSSPPDGKARWTLKMLADRLVELESVDAVSDETVRRVLKKTRTVEPA; encoded by the coding sequence ATGGCCCTGAAGGACAAGCGCCTCGTCCGGCTGACCGACGATCAACGGAGGCAGCTCGAGAAGATGATCGCCGGGGGCCGCCACGCCGCGGCCGCCCTCGTCCACGCCCGCATCCTGCTCAAGGCGGACGTCGGCCCCAGCGGGCCCGGGCTGGGCGACGCCGCGATCGCCGAGGCGATCGAGTGCTCGGAGGGCACGGTCGCCCGCGTCCGCAAGCGGTTCGCCGAGTGCGGGCTCGACGCGGCCCTTCACCGCAGGAAGCCGACCGGCCGACGATACCGCAAGCTCGACGGGGCGCAAGAGGCCCGGCTCGTCTCACTGGCCTGTTCCTCGCCGCCGGACGGGAAGGCTCGGTGGACGCTCAAGATGCTGGCCGACCGGCTGGTCGAGCTGGAGTCGGTGGACGCCGTCAGCGACGAGACGGTCCGCCGGGTCCTAAAAAAAACTAGGACGGTAGAGCCGGCTTGA